In Mastacembelus armatus chromosome 22, fMasArm1.2, whole genome shotgun sequence, a genomic segment contains:
- the LOC113129039 gene encoding galectin-related protein B, whose translation MEEKDKKENGEYIGEIKGGMRPSMKLVVMGIVNKKPKSIEVTLSSKPQEEDTEADVGLQLKVSFMEKAVQRNARLAGKWGPSENTLSFFPFAPGEAFKMEIVCEHQQFRILVDGQPLCGFSHRLSQLASLTALRVFGDLQLTKVA comes from the exons ATGGAAGAAAAggacaagaaagaaaat GGGGAGTATATCGGAGAGATAAAGGGTGGGATGCGGCCTTCAATGAAACTGGTTGTTATGGGAATTGTTAACAAAAAACCCAAAAG cattGAGGTGACTCTGTCCAGTAAGCCtcaggaggaggacacagaggcTGATGTGGGTCTTCAGCTAAAGGTCAGCTTCATGGAAAAGGCTGTCCAACGCAACGCCCGCTTGGCTGGAAAGTGGGGTCCATCTGAAAATACTCTCTCATTCTTTCCTTTTGCACCTGGGGAAGCCTTCAAG ATGGAGATTGTTTGTGAACACCAGCAGTTTCGTATCTTGGTGGACGGGCAGCCTCTATGTGGCTTCAGTCACCGGCTCTCCCAGCTCGCCTCCCTCACTGCCTTACGAGTCTTCGGAGATCTACAGCTCACCAAGGTGGCCTAA
- the plek2 gene encoding pleckstrin-2, with the protein MDRDKTDMSLREGFLVKRGHVVHNWKARWFVLMPDKLLYYKYEGGKRDSCQRGKILLKDCVLTCPFLEYENRPLVFKLQTANGVDHFLEACSREERDEWAADIRAAADKLHTADGDKATNQQDKARSQLNNIDLSKVLDSMYDVHSGIKMSSHVEQGSTYSNCFSGSAVVDWLVFMQLALTRVEAVTLASALLEEGFLRTVGLKSVEALRTAGLSEQLMDDSTALYSFSDSLKKRGSVKAEMSLSAVELSGKVIKRGYLLKQGHRRKNWKVRLFVLRSEPAFLHYYDPTKDDISPVGGFSLRGCLVSSLEDNGVPSGVKGNVQGNLFKIITQSDTRYFIQAPSHQEKMNWIDAIRVHT; encoded by the exons ATGGATAGAGACAAGACAGACATGAGTCTAAGAGAGGGATTCCTGGTGAAAAGG GGTCATGTTGTGCACAACTGGAAGGCACGCTGGTTTGTGCTGATGCCAGACAAACTGCTGTACTACAAATATGAAGGAGGTAAAAGGGACTCATGTCAGCGAGGGAAAATCCTGCTGAAGGACTGTGTGCTGACCTGTCCTTTCCTGGAGTACGAAAACCGCCCA CTGGTGTTCAAGCTCCAGACAGCGAACGGGGTTGATCATTTTCTGGAAGCCTGTTCCCGGGAGGAGCGGGATGAGTGGGCAGCTGACATCAGAGCGGCGGCTGACAAGCTGCATACGGCTGATGGTGACAAGGCAACAAACCAGCAGGATAAGGCGAGATCCCAGTTAAACAACATTGATCTCAG CAAGGTGCTGGACTCCATGTATGACGTCCACAGTGGTATCAAGATGAGCAGCCATGTGGAGCAGGGCAGCACGTACAGCAACTGTTTCTCAG GCTCAGCGGTGGTGGACTGGCTGGTGTTCATGCAGCTGGCTCTGACCCGTGTGGAGGCCGTGACACTGGCCTCGGCCCTGCTGGAGGAGGGTTTCCTGCGCACTGTGGGCCTGAAGAGCGTGGAGGCTCTCCGCACCGCTGGCCTCAGTGAGCAGCTCATGGACGACTCCACGGCACTGTACAGCTTT TCTGACAGCTTAAAGAAGAGAGGCAGTGTGAAGGCTGAGATGTCACTGTCTGCAGTGGAGCTGAGTGGGAAAGTGATAAAGAGAGGATATCTGCTGAAACAG GGACACAGGAGGAAAAACTGGAAGGTGCGACTGTTTGTGCTGCGTTCAGAGCCCGCTTTCCTTCACTACTATGACCCCACTAAG GATGACATCAGCCCCGTTGGCGGCTTCTCCCTGCGAGGCTGTCTGGTGTCTTCTCTGGAAGATAACGGAGTTCCCTCAG GTGTGAAAGGCAATGTTCAAGGCAACCTGTTTAAAATCATCACTCAGTCGGACACACGTTACTTCATCCAGGCTCCATCTCACCAGGAGAAGATGAACTGGATCGATGCGATCAGAGTGCACACATAG
- the tc2n gene encoding tandem C2 domains nuclear protein — MECLKNCCKNFMVQKKKEQETQVITLKMPSNKAAALGWGSDDGKMGVTEDYLLSKLPPDGREVPFVLPTFKASYIQPQGSRFPNLQPGLQSSARCTYAERKAELLGSSPFIQSPECSYYQGQMAEFLSPGSSRRDTIKNRNSGSHSPGWNLKLGIQQHLSSSMLDLSGSQSHMQRFDSVSSVLSSTSSTIGSVESSLESITLSGDERELGKVCVRLSYQEALEQVWITLAQCSDLNLSPDGPEPQKIGFKGIITIRKPIQFKSSIKEYCQNVSFMETFVFALRLQQLNCSALVLRLQAHSPRKRTVAECVLSLRQLGPQESEHWLNLNPPSKSSVCHSELHLTTCFQPVNGRIQLQVLSAQNLPASSSPLTQVFFVKAELHQLGRVMMKKKTRALKASGGQCRWAETFYFLLAALDHACSLSIKVYSRSSVRRKHCLGQVQLGFDSPVSAAVDQWKDTMAHPEKVVTAWHSLSTS; from the exons ATGGAGTGCCTCAAAAACTGCTGCAAGAACTTCATggtgcagaagaagaaggagcaggagaCCCAAG TGATCACACTGAAGATGCCTTCCAACAAGGCAGCAGCATTAGGCTGGGGGTCAGATGATGGGAAAATGGGGGTCACTGAAGACTACCTCCTTTCCAAGCTGCCTCCAGATGGCAGAGAGGTGCCATTTGTCCTGCCAACCTTCAAAGCCTCATACATCCAACCTCAAGGGTCCCGATTCCCCAATTTACAGCCCGGGCTGCAGA GTTCAGCCCGGTGCACATACGCAGAGAGGAAGGCAGAGCTGTTGGGCTCCAGTCCCTTCATTCAGAGCCCAGAGTGCAGCTATTATCAGGGTCAGATGGCTGAGTTCCTCTCCCCTGGTTCAAGCCGCCGAGACACCATAAAGAACAGAAACTCCGGTTCACACAGCCCAG GTTGGAATCTGAAGCTGGGCATCCAGCAGCATCTGAGCAGCTCCATGTTGGATCTGTCCGGCTCTCAGAGTCACATGCAG CGCTTTGACTCGGTGTCCAGCGTCCTCAGCAGCACGTCCTCGACGATAGGCTCCGTTGAAAGCAGTCTGG AGTCCATCACCCTGTCTGGGGATGAGCGTGAGCTGGGGAAGGTGTGTGTCCGACTGAGCTACCAGGAGGCTCTGGAGCAGGTGTGGATCACCTTGGCTCAG TGTTCAGACCTTAACCTTTCTCCAGATGGACCGGAGCCACAAAAGATTGGCTTTAAAGGAATCATCACCATCCGCAAACCCATTCAGTTCAAGAGCTCCATCAAGGAGTATTGTCAG AATGTGTCCTTCATGGAGACCTTTGTGTTTGCGCTGCGTCTCCAGCAGTTGAACTGCAGCGCCTTGGTGCTGCGGCTACAGGCGCACAGCCCCAGGAAACGTACGGTGGCGGAGTGCGTCCTCTCCCTACGGCAGCTTGGTCCTCAGGAGTCAGAGCATTGGCTCAACCTCAACCCTCCATCCAAATCCTCA GTGTGCCACTCTGAGCTGCATCTCACCACCTGCTTTCAGCCAGTCAACGGGCGCATCCAGCTCCAGGTCCTTTCAGCCCAAAACCTCCCAGCATCCTCCTCCCCACTCACCCAAG TGTTTTTTGTCAAGGCGGAGCTGCACCAGTTGGGTCGggtgatgatgaagaagaaaacacgAGCGCTAAAAGCCTCAGGGGGTCAGTGTCGGTGGGCAGAGACTTTCTACTTCCTCCTGGCTGCTTTAGACCACGCCTGCTCGCTGTCAATCAAAGTCTACAGCCGCAGCTCTGTCAGGAGGAAGCATTGTCTCGGACAG GTCCAGCTGGGATTCGACAGCCCTGTCTCAGCCGCTGTGGATCAGTGGAAGGACACTATGGCTCACCCAGAGAAAGTGGTGACAGCGTGGCACAGTCTGAGCACTTCCTAG
- the fbln5 gene encoding fibulin-5 encodes MLLEVRGSRMCTSVRMLAALLFIVLCIQQGHGQTCTEGFAYDRRARQCIDVDECRTLPDACRGDMRCVNQNGGYLCIPRSLYNQPYRPEIPALPDPAYSDTSVGFSDSFLPAPPRSAEPSYPRVRSTTQCILGYTLAEDGTCNDIDECETNSHHCNPTQVCINTAGGYTCSCTEGYWLIGGQCQDIDECRYGYCQQLCANVPGSYSCSCNPGFILNPDSRTCLDVNECEDEPCSHRCFNTYGSFMCNCDEGFELAADGTSCIDLDECSFSEFLCQHRCVNAPGSFSCICPPGYYVYEDGRSCEDINECDTGNNTCTTAQVCFNFQGGYTCLDPLQCHSPYIEVSDNQCMCSAENPACRDKPFTILYRHMDLSSGRSVPADIFQMQATTRYPGAFYIFQIKSGNEGREFYMRQTSNVSATLILARPIKGPREVVLDLEMVTVNNVINFRGSSIIRLTIFVSEHPF; translated from the exons ATGCTTTTGGAAGTACGTGGCTCCAGGATGTGTACTTCTGTAAG GATGCTGGCAGCTCTGCTATTTATTGTGCTGTGCATCCAGCAGGGACACGGACAG ACTTGCACGGAGGGTTTTGCTTACGACCGCAGGGCGAGGCAGTGTATAG ATGTGGATGAGTGCCGTACCCTGCCAGATGCTTGCCGAGGAGACATGCGCTGTGTGAACCAGAACGGAGGCTACCTGTGCATCCCGAGGAGTCTGTACAACCAGCCGTACAGACCGGAGATCCCGGCCCTGCCTGACCCAGCTTACTCGGACACATCCGTTGGGTTTTCAGACTCCTTCCTCCCAGCTCCTCCCAGATCCGCGGAGCCCAGCTACCCCAGAGTCAGGAGCACTACGCAGTGCATCCTGGGATACACTCTTGCAGAAGATGGCACCTGTAATG ACATTGACGAATGTGAGACAAACTCTCATCACTGTAACCCCACCCAGGTCTGCATCAACACGGCAGGTGGCTACACCTGTTCCTGCACTGAGGGATACTGGCTCATTGGTGGACAGTGCCAGG ATATTGATGAATGTCGCTATGGTTACTGCCAACAGCTGTGTGCCAACGTCCCTGGTTCTTACTCCTGCTCCTGTAACCCCGGCTTCATCCTCAACCCAGACAGCAGGACCTGTCTAg ATGTGAATGAGTGTGAAGATGAACCATGCAGTCACCGCTGCTTCAACACCTACGGCTCCTTCATGTGCAACTGTGACGAAGGATTCGAGCTGGCGGCTGACGGTACTTCTTGCATCG ACTTGGATGAGTGCAGCTTCTCTGAGTTTCTGTGTCAGCACAGATGTGTGAATGCACCCGGCTCATTTTCCTGCATCTGTCCCCCTGGCTATTATGTATATGAGGACGGCAGGAGCTGTGAAG ATATCAATGAATGTGACACTGGTAACAACACCTGTACAACAGCACAAGTATGTTTCAATTTCCAGGGAGGCTATACCTGCCTGGATCCTTTACAGTGTCACTCTCCTTATATCGAAGTTAGTGACAA tCAGTGTATGTGCTCAGCTGAGAACCCTGCCTGCAGGGACAAGCCCTTCACCATTTTGTACCGACACATGGACTTGTCGTCGGGGCGCAGTGTGCCTGCAGACATCTTCCAGATGCAGGCCACCACTCGCTACCCTGGTGCCTTCTACATCTTCCAGATTAAGTCGGGCAACGAAGGCCGAGAGTTTTACATGAGG CAAACCAGTAACGTGAGCGCCACGCTCATCTTGGCACGGCCAATCAAGGGGCCGAGGGAGGTGGTGCTGGATTTGGAGATGGTCACAGTCAACAACGTCATCAACTTCAGAGGCAGCTCCATCATACGTCTGACGATATTTGTCTCAGAGCATCCGTTCTGA